The following proteins are encoded in a genomic region of Gimesia algae:
- a CDS encoding (deoxy)nucleoside triphosphate pyrophosphohydrolase, translating to MSNRKVSHIGVAVVEYQRRFLVGIRNGDSPLAGYHEFPGGKCHTGEPSSACAARECREEAGLEVIPVHNLLSVQHSYDHAELDLDFWLCRPADASDELFKQTLHGFHWIPAAELPELSFPAANSAIVELLVKQYASE from the coding sequence ATGAGTAACCGGAAAGTAAGTCATATTGGAGTTGCCGTTGTGGAATATCAGCGGCGATTCCTCGTGGGAATTCGAAATGGAGATTCGCCTCTGGCAGGCTATCATGAGTTTCCTGGTGGAAAATGCCATACGGGGGAGCCATCATCTGCCTGCGCCGCCAGAGAATGCAGGGAAGAGGCCGGTCTGGAAGTAATACCGGTCCATAACCTGCTTTCGGTTCAGCATAGTTACGACCATGCAGAATTGGATCTGGATTTCTGGCTCTGTCGGCCCGCAGATGCTTCGGATGAGCTATTCAAACAGACGCTGCATGGATTTCACTGGATACCAGCCGCGGAACTGCCTGAGTTGAGTTTTCCAGCGGCGAACTCCGCAATTGTTGAGCTGCTGGTAAAACAATATGCTTCCGAATAA
- a CDS encoding PIN/TRAM domain-containing protein produces MLLISIRVLYAFVCAGAIATFVSSNPPSPVDQSPLLAFVLLMILTQAVTCLDLLIGRKRIEVISAIYFGLLVGVLLSFLLKQALNPVISKTPWGEGVVMITTLTLPYLCISFLLQTKDDFRFIVPYVEFSRELKGGRPLVLDSSALIDGRIADVVETKILDSEMVVPDFILKEVQDIADSSDKVRRVRGRRGLDILSTLQNNPTVDISMYEAKETDKEKGLTVDQRLVVAAKKLGGKVVTNDFNLNKVASVQGVDVINLNDVANSLKPRYLPGEHIQLKIIKEGESQAQGVGYLDDGTMVVCEQANHLVGRDVDAVVTSVLQSSAGRMIFGRVTENR; encoded by the coding sequence ATGTTGTTAATCAGTATTCGTGTGCTCTACGCATTTGTTTGCGCTGGTGCCATCGCCACCTTTGTCAGTTCTAACCCGCCCAGCCCCGTCGATCAGTCTCCACTGCTCGCGTTTGTTCTGCTGATGATTCTGACACAGGCAGTCACCTGCCTGGACCTGCTCATCGGTCGCAAACGGATCGAAGTAATCTCGGCCATTTATTTTGGCCTGCTGGTTGGTGTGTTGCTGAGTTTTTTGCTGAAACAAGCCTTAAATCCAGTGATTTCCAAGACACCTTGGGGTGAGGGAGTGGTCATGATCACGACCCTGACCTTGCCTTATCTTTGTATATCTTTTCTGTTGCAGACCAAAGATGACTTTCGGTTTATTGTTCCTTACGTTGAGTTCTCACGAGAGCTGAAGGGGGGACGTCCCCTGGTGCTGGACAGCAGCGCTTTGATAGATGGACGAATTGCGGATGTCGTCGAGACGAAAATTCTGGATTCCGAAATGGTGGTTCCCGATTTTATTCTCAAAGAGGTTCAGGATATCGCCGACAGCAGTGATAAAGTTCGTCGTGTGCGAGGCCGTCGTGGACTGGATATTCTCTCGACTCTGCAGAATAATCCGACCGTTGATATCTCTATGTACGAAGCCAAAGAGACCGACAAGGAAAAAGGATTAACAGTCGATCAGCGTCTGGTGGTTGCCGCAAAAAAACTGGGTGGTAAGGTCGTTACTAACGACTTTAATCTGAATAAGGTTGCCAGCGTGCAGGGGGTCGATGTGATCAACCTGAACGATGTCGCCAATTCATTAAAACCACGCTACCTGCCTGGTGAACACATCCAGTTAAAGATCATCAAAGAAGGAGAATCGCAGGCCCAGGGAGTGGGATACCTGGATGATGGTACAATGGTGGTTTGTGAACAGGCCAATCATCTTGTCGGACGTGATGTGGATGCTGTAGTTACCAGTGTTCTACAGAGTAGTGCAGGTCGCATGATATTCGGTCGGGTGACTGAAAATCGTTGA
- a CDS encoding ExbD/TolR family protein, which translates to MKLRSSGREAEKIEPQMAPMIDVVFQLLIFFMLTLNIVEPEGDFNVNMPITDSKEAAEEPVLQTDIKVRLVANEDGSLNTIRVGQNNLGNGPNVFAGLNNEILLAIIKPGSAISKDMEVELEADYNLHYEYTLKAVSACTGRLDPSGKHIVRYIEKIKFAPPVGGPNAGG; encoded by the coding sequence ATGAAGTTACGCAGTTCAGGTCGAGAAGCAGAAAAGATCGAGCCCCAGATGGCGCCGATGATCGATGTGGTGTTTCAGCTTCTGATCTTCTTTATGTTAACGCTGAATATCGTGGAGCCGGAAGGCGACTTTAATGTCAACATGCCAATTACGGACAGCAAAGAAGCTGCGGAGGAACCTGTCCTGCAGACTGATATTAAAGTCAGGCTGGTGGCGAATGAAGATGGATCCCTGAATACGATTCGGGTGGGTCAAAACAATCTGGGTAACGGTCCCAATGTATTCGCCGGCCTGAATAATGAGATTCTGTTAGCTATCATTAAACCGGGGAGCGCGATTTCCAAAGATATGGAAGTCGAGCTGGAAGCCGATTACAACTTGCATTACGAGTATACCCTGAAAGCAGTGAGTGCCTGTACCGGACGCCTGGATCCTTCCGGGAAACATATCGTACGTTACATTGAAAAGATCAAGTTTGCACCACCGGTGGGTGGCCCAAATGCGGGCGGTTAA
- a CDS encoding ExbD/TolR family protein, whose protein sequence is MKIKTKKPAVADVDMTPMIDIVFQLIAFFMVITNFEQIQADERVKLPSDSLAKPPEVKAADELVLNIGFDRNTEGEITDPQAYIFYNGEQIPVLKFGPKFEQEARIYKQKNQDPKDVPVILRADALVATGLIQDLIKLAQENGFTKFAFKATQKIE, encoded by the coding sequence ATGAAAATTAAAACCAAAAAGCCGGCAGTGGCTGACGTTGATATGACGCCGATGATCGACATCGTTTTCCAGCTGATCGCGTTTTTCATGGTGATTACCAACTTCGAGCAGATTCAGGCAGATGAACGAGTGAAGCTGCCTTCGGATTCTCTGGCAAAACCTCCAGAGGTCAAAGCCGCGGACGAGTTGGTATTAAACATCGGTTTCGATCGAAATACTGAGGGAGAGATTACGGATCCCCAGGCGTATATATTTTATAATGGTGAGCAGATTCCCGTGCTGAAGTTCGGACCTAAGTTTGAGCAGGAAGCTCGTATTTATAAGCAGAAAAATCAGGATCCCAAAGATGTGCCTGTGATTCTGAGAGCCGATGCGCTGGTTGCGACAGGTCTGATTCAGGACCTGATTAAACTGGCGCAGGAAAACGGCTTCACCAAGTTTGCCTTCAAAGCAACTCAAAAAATCGAATGA
- a CDS encoding MotA/TolQ/ExbB proton channel family protein, protein MMTGNSLERNQTSLAFRSLSILLLLGVVLTPFGLTANSWAFQDEAAPAAGEAPAASEAAPAAEPAAEAPAAGGNEAPAAAPAGNAAPATQESFLSWMIRASGFFGFILLLLSFLMVALIMANVLSIRRDNLMPPELIGAFEEKINNKDYQGAYELAKSDDSFAARVLAAGLSKLNQGYSEAVEGMQEVGEDENMAMEHKLSYLALIGAIAPMIGLMGTVYGMILSFQTIANSATSPKPSELADGISTALFTTLEGLTVAIPAMIFYSLLRNRVARFSLEVGMISESLMNRFSSSSK, encoded by the coding sequence ATGATGACGGGGAATTCCTTGGAACGGAATCAGACTTCACTGGCTTTTCGTAGCCTGAGCATATTATTACTTCTGGGTGTCGTTCTGACACCGTTTGGTCTGACAGCGAACAGTTGGGCCTTTCAGGATGAAGCGGCACCTGCTGCGGGAGAAGCACCAGCTGCAAGTGAAGCGGCTCCGGCTGCTGAACCAGCGGCTGAGGCACCTGCTGCCGGTGGCAATGAAGCTCCTGCAGCCGCCCCTGCCGGAAATGCGGCACCGGCTACGCAGGAAAGTTTCCTGTCCTGGATGATTCGGGCATCAGGATTTTTTGGTTTTATCCTGCTGCTGCTATCCTTCCTGATGGTAGCCTTGATCATGGCGAATGTGCTTTCCATCCGACGGGACAACCTCATGCCCCCAGAATTGATTGGTGCCTTCGAAGAAAAAATAAATAACAAGGATTACCAGGGTGCCTATGAGCTGGCAAAAAGTGATGATTCTTTTGCCGCGCGAGTTCTGGCTGCGGGCCTGAGTAAGCTGAACCAGGGTTATTCTGAGGCAGTTGAAGGCATGCAGGAAGTCGGTGAAGACGAAAACATGGCCATGGAACACAAATTGAGTTACCTGGCTCTAATTGGTGCGATTGCTCCGATGATCGGGCTGATGGGGACTGTTTATGGTATGATTTTGAGTTTCCAGACGATTGCCAACTCAGCGACTTCGCCTAAGCCATCTGAGCTGGCAGATGGTATTTCCACTGCGTTGTTTACGACTCTCGAAGGTTTGACCGTGGCGATTCCCGCGATGATTTTCTACAGCCTGCTGCGAAACCGGGTCGCCCGTTTTTCACTGGAAGTGGGCATGATCAGCGAAAGCCTGATGAACCGCTTCTCCTCCAGCAGTAAATAA